Proteins found in one Mucilaginibacter gracilis genomic segment:
- a CDS encoding alpha/beta hydrolase, whose translation MSKLFLISGLGADERLFKNLNLSAYNVVPVTWIEPDKNDSLTSYASKLINRFGIEPQSSVIGVSLGGMLTVEIAKQVELKHAIIISSIKSGTEAPWYFSFFRRVPVYKLISGGFIKSLGPIIRPLFGRFAGSKESPLFYSMLKNSNAKFLSWATGATLHWNGQPAPCKINHLIGDADLIFNHKLIKDAIVIPKGDHMMVFTRAAEISLIVQNIVNE comes from the coding sequence ATGTCTAAACTGTTTCTTATCTCTGGTTTGGGGGCCGATGAGCGGCTCTTCAAAAACCTTAACCTTTCGGCTTACAACGTTGTGCCTGTTACCTGGATAGAGCCCGATAAAAACGACAGCCTAACCAGCTATGCAAGCAAGCTCATTAACCGGTTCGGGATAGAGCCACAGTCGAGTGTAATTGGTGTATCGTTAGGCGGGATGCTCACTGTAGAAATTGCAAAACAAGTGGAGTTAAAACATGCCATTATTATATCAAGCATCAAGAGCGGAACCGAGGCTCCGTGGTACTTTAGTTTCTTTCGGCGAGTGCCGGTTTATAAATTAATTTCGGGTGGTTTTATCAAATCGTTAGGCCCCATCATACGCCCGCTATTTGGGCGGTTTGCCGGGAGCAAAGAGTCGCCGCTTTTTTATTCCATGCTGAAAAATAGCAACGCTAAGTTTTTAAGCTGGGCAACCGGCGCCACGCTACATTGGAATGGCCAACCCGCGCCTTGCAAAATAAATCACCTCATTGGCGATGCCGATTTAATTTTCAATCACAAGCTCATCAAGGATGCCATCGTAATTCCGAAGGGCGACCACATGATGGTTTTTACCCGCGCCGCCGAAATTAGTTTGATTGTCCAAAACATAGTCAACGAATGA
- a CDS encoding DNA-3-methyladenine glycosylase, whose translation MKLPLKFYTHNNVVGIARNLLGKYLFTKIDGVITGGYIVETEAYNGIIDKASHAYGGRQTPRTQTMYLQGGVSYVYLCYGIHQMFNIVTSNHGEPHAVLVRAIVPTDGVEEMLLRRNMAMPKPNLTSGPGSVARALGISGRTNAVDLNGDVVWLEDRGLSFTDDEVKAVPRVGVDYAGDDALLPYRFFVMGNPYVSKPNK comes from the coding sequence ATGAAATTGCCGCTAAAATTTTATACCCACAACAATGTGGTTGGCATTGCCCGTAATTTACTGGGCAAATATTTGTTCACCAAAATTGACGGTGTAATTACCGGCGGTTACATTGTTGAAACGGAAGCGTACAATGGCATCATCGATAAGGCGTCGCACGCCTATGGCGGGCGGCAAACCCCGCGCACCCAAACCATGTATTTGCAGGGCGGCGTTAGTTACGTTTACCTGTGCTACGGCATTCACCAAATGTTCAACATCGTAACATCAAACCACGGCGAACCTCATGCTGTATTGGTGCGTGCCATTGTGCCTACAGACGGTGTGGAAGAAATGTTGCTGCGCCGTAATATGGCCATGCCAAAACCTAACCTCACAAGCGGGCCGGGTTCGGTAGCCAGGGCACTAGGTATATCGGGCCGCACCAATGCTGTCGATTTAAATGGCGATGTGGTATGGCTTGAAGACAGGGGATTATCATTTACCGACGACGAGGTTAAAGCCGTTCCGCGTGTTGGGGTTGATTATGCTGGTGACGATGCCTTGTTGCCCTACCGCTTTTTTGTTATGGGTAACCCATACGTAAGCAAACCCAATAAATAA
- the kynU gene encoding kynureninase, with product MINYQNTLAFAQQLDEQDELAPLREKFIIPQHAGKDMIYLCGNSLGLQPRATATFIAEQLNNWANLAVEGWFDGDSPWMHYHKHLTKPLAGIVGALEAEVVAMNTLTVNLHFLMVSFYKPKGKRFKILMEGGAFPSDQYAIESQVRFHGYEPNDAIIEVFPRSGEDTLRTEDIIQTINQNTDELALVLFGGINYYTGQFFDLEAITRAGHQAGAYVGFDLAHAAGNVPLQLHNWQVDFACWCSYKYINSSPGGISGAFVHQKHFENSDIHRFAGWWGYREDIRFEMKPGFKPQGGAEGWQVSCSPVLLMAAHRAALNAFDYSGGIEQLRGKSKLLTGYLEYLIEGINAAHQKQIFRIITPKNPDARGCQLSIVCENGKAIFDKLVQNGVLGDWREPDVIRLSPVPLYNSFTDVYLAGKFLAEAVK from the coding sequence ATGATTAACTACCAAAATACTTTAGCCTTTGCCCAACAACTGGATGAGCAGGATGAACTTGCGCCCTTGCGGGAAAAATTTATTATTCCGCAGCACGCCGGAAAAGACATGATTTACCTGTGCGGTAATTCGCTCGGTTTGCAACCCAGGGCAACCGCAACATTTATTGCCGAACAGCTAAACAACTGGGCCAACCTTGCAGTTGAAGGATGGTTTGATGGCGACAGCCCGTGGATGCACTATCACAAACATTTAACAAAACCGTTGGCCGGGATAGTTGGCGCATTGGAGGCCGAGGTTGTAGCCATGAACACGCTTACCGTTAACCTTCATTTTTTGATGGTGAGTTTTTATAAGCCAAAAGGTAAACGATTTAAAATACTGATGGAGGGCGGTGCTTTCCCTTCAGACCAGTATGCCATAGAGAGCCAGGTGAGGTTTCACGGTTACGAGCCCAATGATGCCATCATCGAAGTATTTCCGCGCAGCGGGGAAGATACCCTGCGTACCGAAGATATTATCCAAACGATAAACCAAAATACAGACGAGTTGGCTTTGGTACTGTTCGGTGGCATCAATTACTACACCGGCCAGTTTTTTGATCTGGAAGCTATAACGCGGGCCGGGCACCAGGCTGGGGCGTATGTGGGTTTTGATTTGGCACACGCCGCGGGCAACGTGCCGTTGCAGTTGCACAACTGGCAGGTTGACTTTGCGTGCTGGTGCTCGTACAAGTACATCAACTCCAGTCCGGGCGGTATAAGCGGGGCGTTTGTGCACCAAAAGCATTTCGAAAACAGCGATATTCATCGCTTTGCCGGATGGTGGGGATACAGGGAAGATATCCGCTTTGAAATGAAGCCTGGTTTTAAGCCCCAGGGCGGCGCGGAAGGATGGCAGGTAAGTTGTAGTCCGGTTTTATTAATGGCGGCTCACAGAGCGGCTCTAAACGCGTTTGATTATTCCGGCGGAATAGAACAGCTCCGTGGCAAAAGTAAATTGCTAACCGGGTACCTCGAATATTTGATAGAAGGCATTAATGCCGCTCATCAAAAACAAATTTTCCGCATCATCACGCCGAAAAATCCGGATGCGCGTGGTTGCCAGTTGTCCATCGTTTGTGAAAATGGTAAAGCTATTTTTGATAAGCTGGTGCAAAATGGTGTTTTAGGCGACTGGCGCGAACCCGATGTAATTCGTTTAAGCCCGGTGCCGCTTTACAATTCGTTTACCGACGTTTACCTTGCCGGGAAATTTTTAGCGGAGGCGGTAAAATAG
- a CDS encoding histone deacetylase family protein, whose product MLKIAYDPIYAFQLPEGHRFPMLKYELIPQQLLHEGLITAENLFSPGGKIDEATILLTHEKAYWEQLRDLTISAKDARRIGFPMSARLIERSATISKGTVVACHHAFENKVAFNAAGGTHHAGTNWGEGFCMLNDQAIAANYLLANNLASSILIVDLDVHQGNGTAQIFERESRVFTFSMHGANNFPFRKEHSDLDIPLPDHMADDEYLSILYDTLPKLIAQSKPDFIFYLAGVDVLATDKLGKFDLTKQACKARDRFVFEQCIKNNIPVQVSMGGGYSPNVRDIVDAHCNTYRVAVDLYF is encoded by the coding sequence ATGCTGAAAATAGCCTACGACCCCATCTACGCGTTCCAACTCCCGGAAGGGCACCGCTTCCCGATGCTCAAGTACGAATTGATACCGCAACAATTGCTGCACGAGGGATTGATAACCGCCGAAAACTTATTTAGCCCCGGCGGAAAAATTGACGAAGCCACCATTTTGCTTACGCACGAGAAAGCTTACTGGGAGCAACTCCGAGATTTAACCATATCGGCAAAGGATGCTCGGCGCATTGGCTTTCCCATGTCGGCAAGGTTAATTGAGCGTTCGGCCACCATCTCAAAAGGCACCGTTGTTGCCTGCCACCACGCTTTTGAAAACAAGGTTGCCTTTAATGCAGCAGGTGGCACGCACCACGCCGGTACAAACTGGGGCGAAGGTTTTTGTATGCTTAACGACCAGGCCATAGCGGCTAATTACCTGCTTGCAAATAATTTAGCCTCATCAATTTTAATAGTTGATTTAGATGTGCATCAGGGTAACGGCACAGCACAAATATTTGAGCGGGAAAGCCGGGTGTTCACATTTTCTATGCACGGCGCCAATAATTTCCCGTTCCGCAAAGAGCATTCAGATCTGGACATTCCCTTGCCCGATCATATGGCCGACGATGAATACCTCAGTATTTTGTATGATACCCTCCCCAAACTCATCGCGCAAAGCAAGCCCGATTTTATATTTTACCTTGCCGGGGTAGATGTACTTGCCACCGATAAGCTTGGCAAGTTTGATTTAACCAAACAAGCATGTAAAGCCCGAGACAGGTTTGTGTTTGAGCAATGTATTAAAAACAACATCCCGGTACAGGTAAGCATGGGCGGCGGCTACTCGCCCAATGTGAGGGACATTGTGGATGCGCACTGCAATACGTACCGGGTTGCGGTTGATTTGTATTTTTAA
- a CDS encoding MATE family efflux transporter — MKQLYTKYKPHYRENLKLAIPVVISQVGHMMVQISDSAIVGHWAGTIALAAVSCAGAVFMIILVTGLGISYAITPLIAQENGRANFGECGRLLINSLLINLITGVLLFLIVYFCAHGLLAHLHQSPLVVVQAKPFLTLLAVSIVPLMIFNTFKQFAEGLGFTKQAMKISIWGNLLNICLGIIFVKGLLGIAPMGILGVGYSTLIDRCLMATVMSVYILRSPRFKVYLKDFAIRNIDRARSWKLLRIGAPVAMQYTFEVGAFAGANFLIGSISPIQQAAHQVALTLASFTYMMATGVSAAAAIKSGNNFGQKNFMGLRQSAISSYHIVLVLMSVTALIFTFCNHLLPWLFTSDKAVIDFAAQLLILAAIFQLFDGTQVVGLGVLRGMGDVKYPTIITFLAYWVLGLPVGYYLGLHLHMGAIGIWYGLVLGLGVASLLLFLRFQLISKRNSLIASPKTP, encoded by the coding sequence ATGAAACAGCTTTACACCAAATATAAACCCCATTACCGCGAAAATTTAAAACTGGCTATCCCGGTTGTTATCTCGCAAGTAGGCCACATGATGGTTCAAATATCCGACAGTGCCATTGTTGGCCACTGGGCCGGTACCATCGCGCTGGCTGCGGTATCATGCGCGGGTGCCGTTTTTATGATAATTTTGGTAACCGGCCTGGGCATCAGCTACGCCATTACTCCGCTGATAGCTCAAGAAAACGGTCGCGCAAATTTTGGCGAATGCGGGCGTTTACTCATCAACAGTCTGCTCATTAATTTAATTACGGGTGTACTGCTTTTTTTAATCGTTTATTTTTGTGCGCATGGCTTGCTGGCTCACCTGCATCAATCGCCATTGGTAGTTGTGCAGGCTAAACCGTTTTTAACGCTGCTGGCGGTATCTATTGTACCGCTAATGATATTCAACACCTTTAAACAATTTGCCGAAGGCCTGGGCTTTACCAAGCAGGCCATGAAAATATCCATCTGGGGAAACCTCCTTAACATTTGCCTGGGGATAATATTTGTAAAGGGCTTATTGGGCATTGCACCTATGGGCATACTTGGCGTGGGTTACAGTACCCTTATTGATCGTTGTTTAATGGCTACGGTAATGTCGGTTTATATTTTACGCTCTCCACGCTTTAAGGTTTACCTTAAAGATTTTGCCATCCGTAATATCGACCGCGCCCGTAGCTGGAAACTACTGCGCATAGGCGCACCCGTTGCCATGCAATACACGTTTGAAGTGGGTGCCTTTGCCGGGGCCAATTTTTTAATAGGCTCTATAAGCCCCATTCAGCAGGCGGCACACCAGGTGGCACTTACCCTGGCATCATTTACCTACATGATGGCTACGGGCGTATCCGCAGCAGCGGCCATAAAATCCGGCAATAACTTTGGGCAAAAAAACTTTATGGGTTTAAGGCAATCTGCCATATCCAGTTACCATATCGTGCTGGTGCTGATGTCGGTAACGGCATTAATCTTTACCTTTTGCAATCACCTGCTGCCCTGGCTGTTTACTTCGGATAAGGCCGTGATAGATTTTGCCGCACAGCTACTTATACTGGCAGCCATATTCCAACTGTTTGATGGTACACAGGTAGTGGGCCTTGGTGTGCTGCGGGGCATGGGCGACGTTAAGTACCCAACAATCATCACCTTTTTAGCTTATTGGGTGTTAGGCTTGCCTGTTGGGTATTACCTTGGTCTGCATTTACACATGGGTGCTATCGGCATTTGGTACGGGCTGGTGCTGGGCCTTGGCGTAGCATCGCTGCTGCTGTTTTTAAGGTTTCAGTTGATAAGTAAAAGAAATTCTCTAATCGCATCCCCTAAAACCCCCTAA
- a CDS encoding TCR/Tet family MFS transporter: protein MEQAIKPKRPAGLGFIFITLLIDVIGFGIIIPVFPKLIEKLTHGDIRTASVYGLWLTIAYATMQFGFSPVIGNLSDKFGRRPVLLASLLGFGIDYLFLAFAPTVWWLFVGRIIAGITGASFTTATAYIADISTDDNRAQNFGMVGAAFGMGFIIGPVLGGFLGHYGTQVPFLAASGLALLNALYGFFVLPESLAKDKRRPFEWKRANPVGSLIQLSKYPAVLGLTASYVLIYLGAQSVQNVWTYYTIEKFAWTERTIGLSLGMVGLLVGLVQGLLIRLVIPKLGKERSIVIGLILYSVGLFLFAIAGQGWMMFAFSIPYCLGGIAGPALQGIITSQVPPNEQGELQGGLTGLVSLTQIAGPLIMNSLFFYFSGKTQSIYFPGAPFLAGALFMLLSALFAVRNFKKEAKKQ, encoded by the coding sequence ATGGAACAAGCTATTAAACCCAAACGCCCAGCGGGATTAGGGTTTATATTTATAACCCTGCTGATTGACGTTATTGGCTTCGGAATTATTATACCCGTTTTTCCGAAACTGATTGAAAAACTAACTCATGGCGACATACGTACCGCCTCGGTGTATGGCCTTTGGTTAACCATTGCCTATGCAACCATGCAGTTTGGTTTTTCGCCTGTTATTGGTAACCTGAGCGATAAATTTGGCCGCAGGCCGGTTTTACTGGCCTCGTTATTAGGCTTTGGTATCGATTATTTGTTTCTGGCCTTTGCTCCCACTGTATGGTGGTTATTTGTTGGCCGCATTATAGCGGGCATTACCGGCGCCAGTTTTACAACCGCTACAGCTTACATTGCCGATATTAGTACCGACGATAACCGCGCGCAAAACTTTGGCATGGTTGGCGCCGCTTTTGGCATGGGCTTTATTATTGGCCCTGTTTTGGGAGGTTTTTTAGGGCACTACGGTACGCAAGTTCCCTTTTTAGCGGCATCCGGGCTGGCATTGCTCAATGCTTTATATGGCTTTTTTGTTTTGCCCGAATCGTTAGCGAAAGACAAGAGACGGCCATTTGAATGGAAAAGGGCCAACCCTGTGGGCTCGCTTATCCAGCTTTCAAAATATCCGGCTGTGTTGGGTTTAACGGCTTCATACGTGCTAATTTATCTCGGCGCACAATCCGTTCAAAACGTGTGGACATATTATACCATCGAAAAATTTGCATGGACTGAACGTACCATTGGCTTATCATTAGGTATGGTTGGTTTATTGGTGGGCCTGGTACAAGGGCTGCTCATCAGGCTGGTGATACCCAAATTAGGTAAAGAGCGAAGTATTGTAATAGGGCTGATATTGTATAGTGTTGGCTTGTTTTTATTTGCAATAGCCGGGCAAGGTTGGATGATGTTCGCATTTTCAATCCCCTATTGCCTGGGTGGTATTGCCGGGCCGGCGTTACAGGGCATCATCACATCGCAAGTGCCGCCTAACGAGCAAGGCGAATTACAGGGAGGCTTAACCGGCTTAGTAAGCCTTACGCAAATTGCAGGTCCGCTTATCATGAACAGCCTGTTTTTTTACTTTTCGGGAAAAACCCAATCTATCTATTTCCCGGGAGCACCATTTTTGGCAGGGGCCTTATTTATGTTGCTTAGTGCCCTATTTGCAGTAAGAAACTTTAAAAAAGAAGCAAAAAAGCAATAA
- the lepB gene encoding signal peptidase I → MVQIVIFSWIVGRLTHTIGYYTFATESNMPTHHVGEIFFTSNLKKPDYNRFVCFKNEATKNSIYIFRVIGKPNDVIEIRDGYVYRNGSKLNEPFTWNQYQLSAEEYQRIAGFVEKNHNQLDEIGNNYMVSLTDGELQQYHLTMARYAAFKGKETDYIYPDFKAKGYNADNFGPVKIPAGSYFLLGDNRHNALDSRYFGFVKAEEILGVKLGD, encoded by the coding sequence TTGGTACAGATAGTTATTTTTAGCTGGATTGTAGGGCGGTTAACGCACACTATTGGCTATTATACTTTTGCTACCGAATCTAACATGCCTACTCACCATGTTGGCGAAATATTTTTTACATCTAACTTAAAAAAGCCGGATTATAACCGCTTTGTATGTTTTAAAAACGAAGCCACAAAAAATTCCATTTATATTTTTAGGGTTATTGGTAAACCCAATGATGTTATTGAAATAAGAGATGGTTATGTGTATCGCAACGGCAGTAAACTAAATGAGCCTTTTACCTGGAACCAATATCAGTTATCGGCAGAAGAGTACCAGCGTATTGCCGGGTTTGTTGAAAAAAACCATAACCAACTGGACGAGATTGGAAATAATTACATGGTTTCGTTAACTGATGGTGAGTTGCAGCAATACCACTTAACTATGGCAAGGTATGCAGCCTTTAAAGGCAAGGAAACAGATTACATTTATCCCGACTTTAAAGCGAAGGGCTATAATGCAGATAACTTTGGCCCTGTAAAAATACCCGCCGGAAGTTATTTTTTATTGGGCGATAACCGCCACAATGCCCTTGATTCGCGCTACTTCGGTTTTGTGAAGGCCGAAGAAATTTTGGGCGTTAAACTGGGCGACTAA